From one Bacteroidota bacterium genomic stretch:
- the mreD gene encoding rod shape-determining protein MreD, whose translation MILLILRHILRFIVLITVQVIVLNNIQLGTFINPFLYVLFLLSLPVQLPKGLLLLVAFLTGLTIDMFQNTPGMHASACVLLAYVRPVWLRIIAPRDGYETDAEPSIRKFGFPWYLAYAALLIFIHHLLLFFVEVFRFSEFFDTLLRILLSSALTLLLVVISHYLTMKPKSNA comes from the coding sequence ATGATTCTGCTTATCCTCCGGCATATTCTACGATTCATTGTATTGATTACGGTGCAGGTTATCGTCCTGAACAATATTCAATTGGGTACTTTTATCAATCCATTCCTTTATGTTCTCTTTTTACTCTCCTTACCGGTTCAGCTGCCAAAAGGATTGCTTCTTCTCGTTGCCTTCCTCACCGGCTTAACCATTGACATGTTCCAAAATACTCCCGGCATGCATGCGTCAGCATGTGTTTTGCTGGCCTATGTAAGGCCTGTCTGGTTGAGAATAATTGCACCTCGTGACGGCTACGAAACCGACGCTGAACCTTCCATCCGAAAATTCGGATTTCCCTGGTATCTCGCTTATGCGGCACTCCTCATCTTTATACATCACTTGTTATTGTTCTTTGTAGAGGTTTTCCGGTTCAGTGAATTTTTTGATACACTCCTGCGTATATTGCTGAGCAGTGCGCTAACTTTGCTGCTGGTGGTAATTTCTCATTATCTGACCATGAAACCAAAGAGTAATGCATAA
- the mreC gene encoding rod shape-determining protein MreC, which yields MRLLFLLLWRNNFTIFFILLQSICLYLLVRNNRFQQASVLNATNKVVTTTMEGVNYVKEYIHLRDNNNLLAEENAKLRALLNEAQYDNDSTAITIKDSVSVQQYTYLDARVINNSINHRNNFITLNKGRLQGVHPEMGVITDKGVVGIVNHVSDHYCTVMSLLHKETNISAMIKRNKFFGSLKWEGNDPNYAYLNEIDKTVPIQKGDTIVTTSFSTVFPANIMIGRVEQTLTEPGSPFFKIKVKLSMNFGNLSHVYIVKNLMKQEQEQLEVINKPKEDEQ from the coding sequence ATGAGGCTACTATTCCTCCTTCTCTGGCGCAATAACTTCACCATCTTCTTTATTTTATTGCAGTCCATATGTCTGTATCTGCTGGTGCGCAACAACCGGTTTCAGCAGGCATCTGTACTCAATGCCACGAACAAAGTGGTCACCACCACTATGGAAGGGGTTAATTATGTGAAAGAGTATATCCATCTCCGCGATAACAATAATTTACTGGCGGAGGAGAATGCCAAACTCCGAGCTTTGCTAAATGAAGCCCAGTATGATAATGACAGTACGGCAATAACCATAAAAGATTCTGTTTCCGTTCAGCAATACACCTACCTGGATGCGAGGGTCATCAATAATTCGATCAACCACCGGAATAATTTCATCACGCTCAATAAAGGCCGCTTGCAGGGAGTACATCCTGAGATGGGCGTCATCACCGACAAAGGAGTTGTAGGAATCGTCAATCATGTTTCGGATCATTATTGCACGGTGATGTCCTTGTTGCACAAAGAAACCAATATCAGTGCGATGATTAAGCGGAATAAATTTTTCGGTTCACTGAAATGGGAAGGGAATGATCCCAATTATGCTTACCTCAATGAAATTGACAAGACGGTTCCGATCCAAAAAGGCGACACCATCGTTACTACATCCTTCTCCACCGTTTTCCCTGCAAATATTATGATTGGTCGTGTGGAACAAACCCTGACCGAACCCGGATCACCCTTCTTCAAAATAAAAGTGAAGTTGTCGATGAATTTTGGCAATCTCAGCCATGTGTACATTGTCAAGAACCTGATGAAGCAAGAGCAGGAGCAATTGGAAGTCATCAATAAACCAAAGGAGGACGAACAATGA
- a CDS encoding rod shape-determining protein, with amino-acid sequence MGLFDFLTQEIAIDLGTANTLIIHNDKVVVDEPSIVAIDRTTGRVIAVGKQAMMMHGKTHENIKTVRPLKDGVIADFEAAEQMIKGMIRMISSGNKLFTPSLRMVICIPSGITEVEKRAVRDSAEHAGAKEVYLIHEPMAAAIGIGIDVEEPMGNMIIDIGGGTSEIAVIALGGIVCDQSIRVAGDGFTTDIWDYMRRQHNILIGERTAERIKIEVGSALPELENAPPDFAVHGRDLMTGIPKEITVSYPEIAHALDKSISKIEEAILKALEITPPELSADIYRTGIYLTGGGVLLRGLDKRISMKTKLPVHVAEDPLRAVVRGTGIALKNIHRYKFLQH; translated from the coding sequence ATGGGACTCTTTGATTTCCTTACACAGGAGATCGCCATCGATCTGGGGACAGCAAACACCCTCATCATTCACAACGACAAAGTAGTTGTTGATGAACCATCCATCGTAGCCATCGACCGTACAACGGGCAGAGTCATCGCAGTAGGAAAACAAGCGATGATGATGCACGGTAAAACTCATGAAAACATTAAAACTGTTCGTCCTTTAAAAGACGGTGTTATCGCCGACTTTGAAGCCGCCGAGCAGATGATCAAGGGAATGATCCGAATGATCAGTTCCGGAAATAAGCTTTTCACCCCCTCCCTCCGAATGGTAATTTGTATTCCTTCGGGGATCACGGAAGTGGAAAAACGGGCAGTACGTGACTCGGCCGAACATGCAGGAGCTAAGGAGGTTTACCTCATCCACGAGCCTATGGCTGCCGCGATCGGTATTGGTATCGACGTAGAAGAGCCGATGGGAAATATGATCATTGATATTGGTGGTGGTACCAGTGAGATTGCAGTTATCGCCCTGGGTGGTATCGTTTGCGACCAGAGTATCCGTGTGGCGGGAGATGGTTTCACGACAGATATCTGGGATTATATGCGACGTCAGCATAACATCCTCATTGGAGAACGCACTGCGGAGCGCATAAAAATTGAAGTAGGTTCAGCACTTCCTGAACTTGAAAATGCTCCTCCTGATTTTGCCGTACATGGTCGTGATTTGATGACCGGTATTCCAAAAGAAATTACGGTAAGCTATCCGGAAATTGCACATGCTTTGGATAAATCCATCAGTAAAATTGAAGAGGCGATTCTGAAAGCACTTGAGATCACCCCTCCTGAGCTTTCTGCCGATATTTACCGCACAGGCATCTACCTCACCGGTGGCGGCGTCTTACTGCGCGGACTCGACAAACGGATATCCATGAAGACCAAACTACCGGTACATGTAGCCGAAGATCCGCTTCGTGCCGTAGTACGTGGTACCGGAATCGCCCTGAAGAACATCCATCGCTATAAGTTCCTTCAGCATTAA
- the hppD gene encoding 4-hydroxyphenylpyruvate dioxygenase: MDNLTEVKNYQYSGAKIFDKAQDFLPINGTDYVELYVGNAKQSAHFYKTALGFQELAYSGLETGQRDKCSYVLQQGKIRLVLTSPFDPESEISDHIRRHGDGVRVIALTVDDAYDAFEQTIKRGAKAFLQPETINDKDGVIRRSGIHTYGDTVHIFVERKNYTGLFLPGFEKWETEYRPGNMGLKYIDHMVGNVELGGMNQWAKFYNDVMGFANLVTFDDKDISTEYTALMSKVMTNGNGYIKFPINEPAHGKKKSQIEEYLDFYKGPGCQHIAVATDDIVFTVSEMRKRGIEFLYVPGSYYDTVKDRVGIIEEDMEVLKKWGIMVDRDEEGYLLQIFTKPVEDRPTLFFEIIQRKGAKSFGKGNFKALFESIEAEQARRGTL, translated from the coding sequence ATGGATAATCTAACTGAAGTAAAAAACTATCAATACTCCGGAGCTAAAATCTTCGATAAAGCCCAGGACTTCCTTCCCATCAACGGCACCGATTACGTCGAATTGTACGTAGGCAACGCCAAGCAATCCGCGCATTTCTACAAAACTGCACTTGGTTTTCAGGAGCTGGCATACAGCGGACTTGAAACAGGTCAGCGCGATAAATGTTCCTATGTGCTGCAACAGGGAAAAATCCGACTCGTACTCACCTCTCCTTTTGATCCGGAATCAGAAATCTCCGATCATATCCGCCGCCATGGTGATGGAGTCAGAGTGATTGCCCTCACGGTGGACGATGCCTACGACGCTTTTGAACAAACCATTAAGCGTGGCGCGAAAGCCTTCCTGCAACCGGAAACAATTAATGATAAGGATGGTGTCATCCGCCGTTCAGGGATTCATACCTATGGCGATACTGTCCATATTTTTGTAGAACGGAAAAATTACACCGGCTTATTCCTCCCCGGCTTCGAAAAATGGGAAACCGAATATCGTCCCGGAAATATGGGCTTAAAATACATTGACCATATGGTAGGCAATGTAGAATTGGGTGGCATGAACCAATGGGCGAAGTTCTACAATGACGTGATGGGATTCGCTAACCTCGTTACTTTCGACGATAAAGACATCAGCACCGAGTACACGGCACTCATGAGTAAAGTGATGACTAACGGTAACGGCTATATCAAATTTCCGATCAATGAACCGGCTCACGGCAAGAAGAAATCACAGATCGAAGAGTATCTCGATTTTTACAAAGGTCCGGGTTGTCAGCATATCGCCGTAGCCACCGATGACATTGTGTTTACAGTTTCAGAGATGCGCAAGCGTGGTATCGAATTCCTCTATGTTCCAGGTTCCTATTATGATACAGTAAAGGACAGAGTAGGCATCATTGAAGAAGATATGGAAGTCCTTAAGAAATGGGGCATCATGGTTGATCGGGATGAAGAAGGTTATCTTCTGCAAATTTTCACAAAGCCTGTTGAAGATCGTCCCACCTTATTCTTCGAAATCATTCAACGCAAAGGTGCCAAATCCTTCGGCAAGGGAAATTTCAAAGCCCTCTTTGAATCCATCGAAGCCGAACAAGCCCGCCGCGGCACCCTGTAG
- a CDS encoding TonB-dependent receptor: MKLCKAFLWLLFFLPFSLYAQNSLVKGIILDRDTRAALGGIEVRLSGNLTFKTQSTLEGTFEISDVPFGDYLFEIIAVGYDNAPLKVGVTAVTTDLGPIQITPSDNSQLNLQENLPIVTLSETDMRESSSQSVAGVLTAGRDPFAAAAAFNFSAARFRNRGYDNENLTLLNGIPVEDLSSSRTLFGTWAGLNDVTRSRESTYGLNASNYTYGSLDGSFSIDTKASKQRKQFSLSYANSNRTYNNRLIASYGTGLLTGGWAFAASISRRWGDEGYVPGTFTDGWSWFASVEKKFGTNHSLSLTHMGANTMNGRANPAVQEAYDLAGTNYYNPNWGYQNGEVRNARIGKQQQPLTILSHEWKIGSKSELETSFGYQYGSTSLSGFDWFNASDPRPDYYRRLPSYILDPQAAAATAQLWQTDENFRQVDWEGIYNTNKNSFESVQDANGIIGNTVSGRRSRYIIEERVTDNKRISFATNYNTVIGDHFIFSGGYLYQFQESENYKRVNDLLGGEFYVDLNQWAEQDFPDSSEALQNNLETPNRILKEGDKFGYDYLSTVKKDMAWVQGQFKFNKVDFFMAFHLASTEFFRTGKYRNGIFAENSLGDSKKENFNTLGVKGGVTYKLNGRNYFFLNGAYETRAPLFENVYVSPRTRNDAVADLTEEKITSVEGGYLLRAPRAKIRATLYYTQLNDGYNAVNFWHDDFRTFVNYTLSNMDRRHVGLEFGTEITLGKGWSTNMAAAVGQYYYTDRMIAQITQDNNAEVLAVDETIYSKNFFVSNGPQNAFMAGIMYRSKKFWMVNLSANFFSNNYVDFNPARRTVAGLDLISDTQARENIIDQRKADAQMTVDLFATKSWRVSDFINGMRRNTFLVLNLGISNILDNQDMMITGFEQLRFDYTDKNPDKFPPRYYYGFGRTYFASVIVRFN; the protein is encoded by the coding sequence ATGAAGTTATGTAAAGCCTTTCTATGGCTATTGTTTTTCTTACCATTCTCCTTATATGCTCAAAATTCATTGGTAAAAGGAATTATATTAGATCGTGATACCCGGGCGGCATTAGGAGGAATTGAAGTCCGTCTCAGCGGAAATTTAACTTTTAAAACTCAAAGCACCTTAGAAGGCACTTTCGAAATAAGTGATGTTCCTTTTGGAGATTATCTTTTTGAAATCATTGCAGTGGGCTATGATAACGCTCCTTTAAAAGTAGGTGTCACTGCGGTAACCACTGATTTAGGTCCGATTCAAATCACACCTTCTGATAACTCTCAATTAAATTTACAGGAGAATCTTCCTATTGTCACCTTAAGTGAGACGGACATGAGAGAGTCTTCCTCTCAAAGTGTTGCAGGTGTGCTGACTGCCGGCAGAGATCCTTTTGCAGCAGCGGCCGCTTTTAACTTCAGTGCGGCCCGTTTTAGGAACAGGGGTTACGACAATGAAAATCTAACGCTTTTGAATGGAATTCCGGTAGAAGACCTGAGCAGCAGCAGAACTTTGTTTGGAACATGGGCAGGACTGAATGATGTGACCAGAAGCCGGGAAAGCACTTATGGATTAAATGCATCAAATTATACCTATGGAAGTCTGGATGGGTCATTCAGCATCGACACCAAAGCTTCGAAGCAACGTAAGCAATTTTCATTGAGCTATGCCAATTCCAACAGAACTTATAATAACCGTTTGATTGCTTCATACGGCACCGGTCTTCTCACTGGGGGATGGGCTTTTGCTGCCTCTATTTCCCGCAGATGGGGGGATGAAGGATATGTTCCCGGGACGTTTACCGATGGATGGTCATGGTTTGCTTCAGTAGAAAAGAAGTTTGGCACCAATCATTCTCTGAGTTTAACGCATATGGGTGCGAACACGATGAATGGAAGAGCCAATCCCGCTGTGCAGGAAGCCTATGATCTTGCAGGAACCAATTACTACAATCCGAACTGGGGTTATCAGAATGGTGAAGTCAGAAATGCCAGAATAGGAAAACAGCAACAACCTTTAACTATATTGAGTCATGAATGGAAAATCGGTTCAAAATCTGAACTCGAAACCTCCTTCGGCTATCAATACGGAAGTACGAGTCTGAGTGGATTCGATTGGTTCAATGCTTCCGATCCAAGACCCGATTATTACCGACGTTTGCCGAGTTATATTTTAGATCCGCAAGCCGCCGCCGCAACAGCGCAATTATGGCAAACGGATGAAAATTTCAGACAAGTAGATTGGGAAGGTATTTACAACACCAACAAAAACTCTTTTGAATCCGTTCAGGATGCCAATGGTATCATCGGAAATACTGTTTCGGGCAGACGCTCCCGTTATATCATTGAAGAAAGAGTGACCGATAATAAGCGTATTTCATTTGCGACAAACTACAATACCGTTATCGGCGACCACTTTATTTTTAGCGGAGGGTATTTGTATCAATTCCAGGAGTCAGAAAATTACAAGAGGGTAAATGATTTACTCGGCGGTGAATTCTATGTCGACCTTAACCAATGGGCGGAACAGGATTTCCCGGACTCCTCCGAAGCTTTACAAAACAATCTGGAAACACCAAACCGCATCCTGAAAGAAGGAGATAAATTCGGATACGACTACCTTTCAACAGTGAAGAAAGACATGGCCTGGGTGCAAGGACAGTTTAAATTTAACAAGGTTGACTTTTTCATGGCTTTCCATCTTGCTTCTACGGAATTCTTCAGGACCGGCAAATACAGAAATGGAATCTTTGCGGAAAATTCATTAGGCGATTCTAAGAAAGAGAACTTTAATACATTGGGTGTAAAAGGCGGTGTCACCTATAAACTCAACGGAAGAAATTACTTTTTCCTCAATGGCGCGTATGAAACCAGAGCACCTCTTTTTGAAAATGTCTATGTCTCTCCCCGTACCCGCAATGATGCTGTGGCTGACCTGACAGAGGAGAAGATCACCTCTGTGGAAGGCGGTTATCTTTTAAGAGCGCCAAGAGCAAAAATCAGAGCAACACTTTATTATACTCAACTCAATGACGGATATAATGCAGTAAACTTCTGGCATGATGACTTCCGAACCTTTGTCAATTACACGTTGAGTAATATGGACAGAAGACATGTAGGTTTGGAGTTTGGAACGGAAATCACATTAGGGAAAGGATGGAGTACGAACATGGCTGCAGCAGTCGGTCAGTATTATTACACGGATAGAATGATTGCACAAATCACTCAGGACAATAATGCCGAAGTACTTGCAGTAGATGAGACCATTTATTCCAAAAACTTCTTCGTTTCCAACGGCCCGCAAAACGCCTTTATGGCTGGTATTATGTATCGCTCAAAGAAATTCTGGATGGTGAACCTGTCCGCGAATTTCTTCAGCAATAATTATGTGGATTTCAATCCGGCCAGACGTACAGTTGCAGGCCTGGACTTAATCAGCGATACGCAGGCAAGAGAAAACATCATTGATCAACGTAAGGCTGATGCACAAATGACTGTGGATTTATTCGCAACAAAATCCTGGCGCGTGAGTGATTTCATCAATGGTATGAGGAGAAACACCTTTCTGGTATTGAATCTGGGTATTTCTAACATTCTTGACAATCAGGATATGATGATTACCGGATTTGAACAACTTCGCTTCGATTACACAGATAAAAATCCTGATAAATTCCCCCCTCGTTACTACTATGGCTTCGGCAGAACCTACTTTGCCTCCGTCATTGTACGTTTCAATTAA
- a CDS encoding endonuclease/exonuclease/phosphatase family protein, whose amino-acid sequence MKKVLRLPLTFLLILAVNGFCKGQEKQYHVSLVGFYNLENLFDTIDQPDVNDEEFTPKGANLYTPTVYIDKLGKLEEVLSQIGTDLSPDGLAVFGVAEIENESVLKDLARQPKLASRNYTPVHFNSPDVRGIDVALMYNPKYFKVLQAESLFVPLEGRDGKPYFTRDILYVYGLFNGEPMHFFVNHWPSRRGGEEASAPGRAKAAGVAKAKIDSIMSADPNAKVILMGDLNDDPVSPSVTKVLGATGNKEKVKSGGMYNPWVDYYKEGIGTLAYNDAWNLFDQIIVSQAFIPKDQKGFFLHKALIFKKEFMLQNSGRYKGYPKRTFDFGVYMGGYSDHFPTYLMLLREK is encoded by the coding sequence ATGAAAAAAGTTCTCCGTTTACCACTCACCTTCCTTCTTATACTTGCTGTTAATGGTTTCTGCAAGGGGCAGGAAAAACAATATCATGTCAGCTTAGTCGGTTTCTATAATCTTGAAAATCTGTTTGATACGATAGATCAGCCGGATGTCAATGATGAAGAGTTTACTCCGAAAGGAGCGAATTTATATACACCAACAGTCTATATTGACAAATTGGGCAAATTGGAAGAGGTGCTAAGCCAGATAGGTACTGATTTGAGTCCCGATGGTTTAGCCGTTTTTGGAGTGGCTGAAATTGAAAATGAGTCTGTCTTGAAGGATCTGGCTCGCCAGCCCAAATTAGCATCCCGCAATTATACCCCTGTACACTTTAACAGCCCTGATGTCAGGGGGATTGATGTGGCTTTGATGTATAATCCTAAATATTTCAAGGTGCTTCAAGCGGAATCTTTATTCGTCCCTTTGGAGGGAAGGGATGGCAAGCCCTATTTTACCAGGGATATATTGTATGTATACGGACTCTTTAACGGTGAGCCGATGCATTTTTTTGTGAATCACTGGCCATCCCGGAGAGGGGGAGAGGAAGCTTCTGCACCCGGTCGCGCGAAGGCTGCAGGTGTTGCAAAGGCTAAAATTGATTCCATTATGTCGGCCGATCCCAATGCGAAGGTGATTTTAATGGGAGATTTGAATGATGATCCGGTAAGCCCATCAGTCACCAAGGTGTTGGGTGCAACAGGAAACAAAGAAAAAGTTAAGTCCGGTGGAATGTATAATCCATGGGTGGATTACTATAAAGAAGGTATTGGAACATTAGCATACAACGATGCCTGGAATCTTTTTGATCAGATCATCGTTTCTCAAGCCTTCATACCCAAAGACCAAAAGGGTTTCTTTCTTCATAAAGCATTGATTTTCAAAAAGGAATTTATGTTACAAAACTCCGGCAGATACAAGGGGTACCCCAAGAGAACATTTGACTTTGGTGTATATATGGGAGGTTATTCTGACCATTTTCCAACGTATCTTATGTTGTTGCGGGAAAAGTAG
- a CDS encoding histidine phosphatase family protein, which produces MNLELILVRHAKSLYNDYVQNDVERHLSDRGYSDAADSANWLASKISNPDLLISSPAIRAYSTALIFANRLGYKMDSIQLDAAIYEDGVRQLLYVIAQIPPTIGRAILFGHNPGFTDFINHLCGSVCPHLPTSGVAIMNVPIKQGELPSQGSAKLQVIYSGHKPF; this is translated from the coding sequence ATGAATTTAGAATTGATTTTAGTCCGCCATGCAAAATCCTTATACAATGACTATGTACAGAATGATGTTGAACGGCATCTGAGTGATCGTGGTTATTCGGATGCTGCTGATTCAGCAAATTGGTTAGCTTCAAAAATTAGCAACCCCGACTTACTTATAAGCAGTCCTGCCATCCGGGCATACTCTACAGCTTTAATCTTTGCAAATCGTTTGGGTTATAAGATGGATAGTATCCAACTTGATGCGGCGATTTATGAAGACGGGGTCAGACAGTTGCTCTATGTTATTGCTCAGATTCCACCCACTATTGGTAGAGCAATATTATTCGGACATAATCCCGGTTTTACCGATTTTATCAATCACCTTTGTGGATCGGTATGTCCTCACTTGCCAACATCCGGTGTCGCAATTATGAATGTTCCCATAAAACAAGGGGAGCTTCCCTCTCAAGGATCGGCAAAACTGCAAGTAATTTATTCCGGCCACAAGCCTTTCTAA
- the ppk1 gene encoding polyphosphate kinase 1 produces the protein MKNDKVLLVNRDISWLAFNDRVLQEANDPSVPLLERLKFLGIVSSNRDEFFRVRVATIKRMIRLGKKGVDIVGEDPVLLLERIQKIIVKQQEYFDESYENLLKELEKSGIFILNEKQLTTDQGKFVKDYFREQVLPTLVPILLDNVKRFPYLRDKSIYFMVVMQRKNSKPRYALVEIPSNVLPRFTVLPKDNKYVILLDDVIRYCLDDLFFNFEYDTISAYTIKLTRDAELDIEQDVTKSLVKKVVESVKRRSKGQPTRLVYDEELPEDAVKYFTRRIKFSMEDLPIPAGRYHNFVDFMKFPSLNRAELRSKNPPALSHPELKPRESVLRVIKQKDILLSFPYQSYNHIIDILREASIDPKVKSIDITLYRLAKNSHIVNALINAIRNGKHVTAVVELQARFDEENNIKWANRLNEEGAKIIYGVPGLKMHSKLFLIRRHEQNKEVLYAHIGTGNFNEETARLYCDHSLITSDKRITEEVSRVFQFYNDNYKTGTYKHLIVSPFYTRKKFLQFIQKEIDNASEGKEAWMFLKMNSLTDAEMIRKLYEASQAGVKIRMIIRGICSLIPGVTGLSQNIEVVSIVDKYLEHARVFVFANDGDPRYYISSFDWMPRNIDFRSEVGVPIYDKGIQKQLLDMLEIQWQDNVKARVINVQQDNQYRHTRSRTKIRTQEAIYNYLSKFTGL, from the coding sequence ATGAAGAATGATAAAGTGTTATTGGTCAACCGTGATATCAGTTGGTTGGCCTTTAACGATCGTGTGTTGCAGGAAGCGAATGATCCAAGTGTGCCCTTGCTGGAGCGATTGAAATTTCTGGGTATTGTTTCCAGTAACCGCGATGAATTTTTTAGAGTCCGTGTCGCTACTATCAAGCGAATGATTCGTTTAGGGAAAAAAGGGGTGGATATTGTGGGTGAGGATCCTGTTTTGTTGCTGGAGCGTATCCAGAAGATTATCGTGAAGCAACAGGAGTATTTTGATGAGAGTTATGAAAATCTCTTGAAGGAGCTGGAAAAAAGTGGCATTTTTATTTTGAATGAAAAGCAACTTACAACAGATCAGGGAAAGTTTGTTAAAGATTATTTCAGAGAGCAGGTGTTGCCAACTTTGGTGCCTATCCTTCTCGATAATGTAAAGCGTTTCCCGTACCTGCGCGATAAGAGTATTTATTTCATGGTGGTGATGCAACGAAAGAATTCAAAGCCCCGCTATGCTCTTGTTGAAATTCCATCCAATGTGCTGCCCAGATTTACTGTGCTTCCGAAAGACAATAAGTACGTTATTCTGCTGGATGACGTTATTCGTTATTGCCTGGATGACTTGTTTTTCAATTTCGAATATGATACCATCTCCGCCTATACGATTAAATTGACCAGGGATGCTGAGTTGGATATCGAGCAGGATGTGACGAAAAGTCTGGTGAAGAAAGTAGTGGAGAGTGTGAAGAGAAGAAGTAAAGGTCAGCCCACACGACTCGTGTATGATGAAGAGTTACCGGAGGATGCGGTGAAATATTTTACGCGCCGTATTAAGTTCAGTATGGAAGATCTTCCCATTCCCGCCGGACGCTATCACAATTTCGTCGATTTTATGAAATTCCCTTCTTTGAACAGAGCAGAATTGCGTTCAAAGAATCCGCCGGCATTATCTCATCCGGAACTAAAGCCTCGTGAAAGTGTGCTTCGCGTAATAAAACAGAAAGATATTCTGCTTTCATTTCCCTATCAAAGTTACAACCATATCATTGATATTTTAAGGGAGGCATCGATTGATCCCAAAGTAAAAAGCATCGATATTACATTATACCGCCTGGCTAAAAATTCACATATCGTCAATGCGCTCATCAATGCCATCCGGAATGGAAAGCATGTCACAGCGGTAGTGGAATTGCAGGCGCGCTTCGATGAAGAAAATAATATCAAGTGGGCCAATCGCTTGAATGAAGAAGGTGCCAAGATCATCTATGGTGTCCCCGGACTAAAAATGCATAGCAAACTCTTCCTTATTCGCAGACATGAACAGAATAAGGAAGTGTTGTATGCACATATCGGTACCGGAAATTTTAATGAAGAAACGGCAAGATTGTATTGTGACCATAGTTTGATAACGAGTGATAAAAGAATTACTGAAGAGGTGTCGAGGGTCTTCCAGTTTTATAACGACAATTATAAAACCGGTACGTATAAGCATCTCATTGTATCTCCTTTTTATACGCGTAAAAAGTTTTTGCAGTTTATACAAAAGGAAATTGACAACGCATCAGAAGGTAAAGAAGCCTGGATGTTTTTAAAGATGAATAGTCTGACCGATGCAGAGATGATTCGGAAATTGTATGAAGCCAGTCAGGCAGGAGTGAAGATCAGGATGATTATCCGTGGCATTTGTTCATTGATTCCCGGTGTGACAGGACTCAGTCAGAATATTGAGGTGGTCAGCATCGTAGATAAATATCTCGAGCATGCCCGTGTTTTTGTTTTTGCGAATGACGGTGATCCGCGGTATTATATTTCCTCTTTTGACTGGATGCCGAGAAACATCGACTTTCGTTCGGAAGTGGGTGTGCCCATTTATGATAAGGGGATTCAGAAGCAATTGCTGGATATGCTGGAGATTCAATGGCAGGACAATGTGAAAGCCCGTGTTATTAATGTTCAACAGGATAATCAGTATCGACATACCCGATCCCGAACCAAGATCCGAACGCAGGAAGCTATTTACAACTATTTGTCGAAATTCACCGGATTGTGA
- a CDS encoding exopolyphosphatase: protein MRFASIDIGSNAVRLLLCNVYEGGPEPVFKKAELVRMPIRLGEDAFRFRRISEEKKNQLAKTMKAFKLLMDVFGAIDYRACATAAMREAENNLEIIRYVKQQSGVEIEIIDGKTEAQIIYSNHIAEHLAHDQSYLYIDVGGGSTELTLFAEGHIAASQSFNIGTIRLLHDQVSKETWGYFKDWIREKTKAHQPLTAIGSGGNINKIFKMADRKENKPLLFSKIQETYYFLKEFTVEERITTLGLNPDRADVIVPAAKIFLAVMKTAEIDKILVPQIGLSDGIIHLLYEKHRRMPQLF, encoded by the coding sequence TTGCGATTTGCTTCTATCGATATTGGTTCTAATGCAGTGCGACTATTGCTTTGTAATGTCTACGAAGGTGGTCCGGAGCCTGTATTTAAAAAGGCCGAGTTAGTGCGGATGCCCATTCGTCTGGGAGAGGATGCCTTTCGTTTCCGGAGAATTTCTGAGGAGAAGAAAAATCAACTGGCGAAAACAATGAAGGCTTTTAAATTGCTTATGGATGTTTTCGGAGCCATTGATTACAGAGCTTGTGCAACCGCCGCAATGCGGGAAGCAGAAAATAATCTGGAAATCATTCGTTATGTGAAACAACAAAGCGGTGTAGAGATTGAAATTATTGACGGGAAAACTGAAGCACAGATTATTTATTCCAATCATATCGCCGAACATCTGGCGCATGATCAATCTTATTTATACATCGATGTAGGTGGTGGAAGTACGGAACTGACTTTATTCGCCGAGGGACATATCGCCGCATCGCAATCCTTCAATATCGGCACAATCCGTTTGTTGCATGATCAGGTGAGCAAGGAAACCTGGGGATATTTTAAAGATTGGATTCGGGAAAAAACGAAGGCGCATCAACCTCTTACTGCCATTGGTTCCGGTGGAAATATCAATAAGATTTTTAAGATGGCCGACCGGAAGGAGAATAAGCCCTTGCTGTTTTCTAAAATCCAGGAAACGTATTATTTTCTAAAAGAATTTACTGTGGAGGAGCGCATCACCACACTCGGATTAAATCCTGATCGTGCCGATGTGATTGTGCCGGCTGCAAAAATATTTCTTGCAGTAATGAAGACAGCTGAGATAGATAAAATTCTGGTCCCGCAAATTGGTTTGTCCGATGGCATTATTCACCTGCTCTATGAAAAACATCGCCGAATGCCACAGCTGTTTTAA